A region from the Anomalospiza imberbis isolate Cuckoo-Finch-1a 21T00152 chromosome 23, ASM3175350v1, whole genome shotgun sequence genome encodes:
- the NPHP4 gene encoding nephrocystin-4 gives MGEWDRVFRQHLPLPPHPQRSRARPPPRSAAFRCVLRYLHGAALSQGAQYQLRLSLFDATYHHFFGRTWRSSWRAASAAPPRSARATFNEAVYFHTSLNQPGIAAVVEVVMMARKGDGGSQHLSCGFGIIPLFHGGSEVTDPATEDRALKLYRGTPRALLHPRFQDPVEKNKYMTVMEKSHLQYGLKSHQPLEAVFHLLPENLLISGLQTVPGLLPARGDTGDCLQKPRLMKTVTCYLERLFIHLYPSLEEFEEELLDLLNSDRLLQANTALDGEEVVVRERRLHVGVHNGLRFVQAPQVAVLVPGAELSPGRCQGVPSSGARDAGQALVLRSRIQLSEMVPHPAFRVCFQLEYVFCSTARAGGKALSGSARSEAADMRSVRWAVWSPVSGTGDTDVILPLRGGARRGPCQALVYRTPPSSRQGKHMESGTVQFHVSTDSEEHLVTAAEILCKDRDESKKPPTPSLRVPAPRRVPVSPRGPGLSVSQLVASPRGTGQTLQQDGAITHLEADLGSPDAEPCASDQLRALPFTPLQLPMAAVGLQACSSHVSLSRAALARLHAAGFPDILDRNQEPVEISEPVELGSFNLRLEEADPLQGNEIVLQFLAFGRDAQGSVEGLWPRTVFLTFQFYRFPPVTTPRLQLVSTEGGLATRLAVPAQLLVRVNEDGTLTRPPGLQLKYMVDPAFLRPGEQRWFLRYLAEHSLQIDVWDGDSLLHFGSAAIKLEPLLRQGQTAVRTYHELEVATTEYEPDGTVMGREALRHGALRPLGVRVAVRGRLHLCLANIGHPCEETPEQLSSHSCIVTAPDSIVTTPGGRGCSLNTPGGRRTAWARRLVDVDNELEAALRSRRPEGWPKQRAWDLQVIDSYRDHIKGESIYQMLSQAITATRTVHAVLGTAEFFEFALKNPYGVQHTVTIEVDNPELSVILDPREWRHFKELTRSVTPVEEGMFHLSEDLKPQVYLRPSETVHIPFKYQTFSADPAVVAAQGPAGLGTGANENTNSLGKSGAKQTKLIQVSFQVSRGKPIALLRVQVEPQPHVVDQTFRFYHPELTFLKKTIRLPPWHTLPGTPVGVPGGQPEMFVRCSDPDIICETKSLGPGEPQDIFLKVAGGPSPQIKKFFVAIYTDAWLAAPVQIWQFYLHSLQRLDVACTAGQLTRLSLLLRGTAAPRRVRAFTSHPQELEVDPNGAFLLPANGIQDLYIGVRPRRAGSKFIYLNLVDVESHQLVSSWLLCLSCRQPLISKAFEISLPAGGGKGCNKRITYTNPYPSPRLYFLCTNRPDLLQFKEDSFEVAGGEVYTIGLRFAPSQTVGEEEILIHINDHEDKNEETFCVKVLYQ, from the exons ATGGGCGAGTGGGACCGGGTGTTCCGGCAGCACCTGCCGCTGCCGCCGCACCCGCAGCggagccgggcccggcccccgccccgctccgccgcctTCCGCTGCGTCCTCAGGTACCTGCACGGCGCTGCCCTCTCCCAG GGAGCCCAGTACCAGCTGCGCCTGTCCCTTTTCGATGCCACCTACCACCACTTCTTTGGGAGGACGTGGAGGAGCAGCTGGCGAGCTGCCAGCGCTGCCCCGCCACGCTCGGCCAGGGCGACGTTCAACGAG GCCGTTTATTTCCACACCTCCTTGAACCAGCCTGGCATTGCTGCTGTTGTGGAAGTGGTAATGATGGCTAGGAAAGGGGATgggggctctcagcaccttTCCTGCGGCTTTGGAATCATCCCCCTCTTCCACGGCGGATCAGAGGTGACAGACCCGGCCACTGAGGACAGAGC GCTGAAGCTGTACCGTGGGACACCACGTGCCCTACTGCACCCACGCTTCCAGGACCCTGTGGAAA agaaCAAATACATGACAGTGATGGAGAAGAGCCACCTGCAGTATGGCCTGAAGTCCCACCAGCCCCTGGAAGCAGTATTTCACCTACTTCCTGAAAACCTGCTGATATCTGGGCTGCAGACTGTTCCTGGCTTGCTGCCGGCACGTGGAGACACAG GTGACTGCTTGCAGAAGCCCCGGCTGATGAAGACGGTCACCTGCTATCTGGAGCGGCTTTTCATCCACTTGTacccatccctggaggagttTGAGGAGGAATTGCTGGATTTACTGAACAGTGATCGCTTACTTCAG GCTAACACTGCGCTGGATGGTGAGGAGGTGGTGGTTCGGGAGCGGCGGCTGCACGTCGGCGTCCACAATGGCCTGCGCTTCGTCCAGGCACCGCAGGTCGCTGTGCTGGTGCCAGGGGCAGAATTGTCACCGGGTCGCTGCCAGGGGGTGCCCAGCTCTGGAGCCAG GGATGCAGGTCAAGCCCTAGTGCTGAGGAGCCGCATCCAGCTGAGTGAAATGGTCCCTCACCCCGCCTTCAGGGTCTGCTTCCAGCTGGAATATGTCTTCTGCAGCACGGCGAGAGCTGGTGGCAAG GCCCTGTCCGGCAGTGCCCGCAGTGAGGCGGCCGACATGCGCTCGGTGCGCTGGGCTGTCTGGAGCCCCGTCTCGGGCACCGGTGACACGGATGTCATCCTCCCCCTGCGTGGTGGTGCCCGCCGTGGCCCCTGCCAAGCCTTGGTCTACCGGACCCCACCGAGCTCCCGGCAG GGGAAGCACATGGAGTCTGGGACTGTCCAATTCCATGTTTCCACTGATTCGGAAGAACATCTTGTAACTGCTGCGGAGATCCTATGTAAAGACAGGGACGAGTCGAAGAAGCCTCCTACGCCATCGCTGA GAGTGCCAGCCCCACGACGAGTGCCAGTCTCCCCACGAGGACCAGGG CTGTCTGTGTCCCAGCTCGTGGCCTCGCCACGGGGCACAGGCCAGACcctgcagcaggatggggcCATCACCCACCTGGAGGCCGACCTGGGTTCACCGGACGCAGAGCCCTGTGCCAGCGACCAGCTGCGGGCGCTGCCCTTCACCCCGCTGCAGCTGCCCAtggctgctgtggggctgcaggcATGCAG TTCCCATGTGTCCCTCTCTCGTGCCGCGCTGGCGCGCCTGCACGCTGCCGGCTTTCCAGACATCCTGGACCGCAACCAAGAGCCGGTGGAAATCTCAGAGCCAGTGGAGCTGGGCAGTTTCAACCTGCGGCTGGAGGAAGCTGACCCTCTGCAAGGCAATGAAATAGTCCTGCAGTTCCTGGCTTTTGGCAG AGATGCCCAGGGCAGCGTGGAGGGGCTGTGGCCAAGGACTGTCTTCCTCACCTTCCAGTTCTACCGTTTCCCACCAGTCACCACGCCCCGGCTGCAGCTGGTCAGCACAGAAGGGGGGCTGGCAAccaggctggctgtgccagcacagctccttgtCCGTGTCAACGAGGATGGGACCCTAACCA GACCACCGGGCTTGCAGCTGAAGTACATGGTGGATCCAGCTTTCCTGCGGCCCGGGGAGCAGCGCTGGTTCCTGCGGTACCTGGCTGAGCACAGCCTCCAGATTGATGTCTGGGATGGAGATTCCCTGCTCCATTTTGGGTCTGCTGCCATTAAACTGGAG cccctgctgcgCCAGGGCCAGACGGCCGTCAGGACCTACCACGAGCTGGAGGTGGCCACGACTGAGTACGAGCCGGACGGGACGGTGATGGGCCGGGAGGCTCTGCGGCACGGTGCCCTGCGGCCCCTCGGAGTCCGTGTGGCTGTGAGGGGCCGCCTCCACCTCTGCCTGGCCAATATTG GTCACCCATGCGAGGAgaccccagagcagctgtcaTCTCACTCCTGCATTGTCACTGCACCTGACAGCATTGTCACCACCCCAGGTGGCAGGGGGTGCTCCCTGAACACTCCTGGTG GCAGGAGGACGGCGTGGGCACGGAGGCTGGTGGATGTGGACAATGAGCTGGAGGCCGCACTGCGCAGTCGCCGGCCAGAA ggctggccaAAGCAGCGTGCCTGGGACCTGCAGGTCATCGACTCCTACCGGGATCACATCAAGGGAGAGAGCATCTACCAGATGCTCAGCCAGGCCATCACAGCCACCCGCACTGTCCAcgctgtgctggggacagctgagTTCTTTGAGTTCGCCCTGAAGAACCCATACGGTGTCCAGCACACCGTGACCATTGAGGTCGACAACCCTGAGCTCAG TGTCATACTGGACCCGAGGGAGTGGCGCCACTTCAAGGAGCTGACCAGGAGTGTTACACCGGTGGAGGAGGGTATGTTCCATCTCAGTGAGGATCTCAAACCTCAGGTCTACCTGCGCCCCAGTGAGACTGTCCACATCCCCTTCAAATACCAGACCTTCTCTGCAGACCCTGCCGTGGTTGCTGCACAG GggccagctgggctgggcactggTGCCAATGAGAACACTAACTCCCTTGGGAAGAGTGGGGCCAAGCAGACAAAGCTCATCCAG GTCTCCTTCCAGGTGAGCAGGGGGAAGCCCATTGCACTCCTGCGGGTGCAGgtggagccccagccccatgtGGTGGACCAGACCTTTCGCTTCTACCACCCAGAGCTCACCTtcctgaagaagaccattcgGCTGCCTCCCTGGCACACCCTCCCTG GCACGCCAGTGGGCGTTCCGGGAGGGCAGCCTGAGATGTTCGTTCGCTGCAGCGACCCTGACATCATTTGTGAAACCAAATCCTTG GGGCCTGGCGAGCCACAGGACATCTTTCTCAAAGTAGCCGGAGGACCAAGCCCGCAGATCAAAAAGTTCTTTGTTGCTATTTATAC ggatGCCTGGCTGGCAGCACCTGTCCAGATCTGGCAGTTCTACCTGCACTCGCTGCAGCGCCTGGACGTCGCCTGCACGGCCGGGCAGCTCACGcgcctctccctgctgctgcgTGGCACCGCGGCCCCGCGGAGGGTGCGGGCCTTCACCTCCCAcccccaggagctggag GTGGATCCGAACGGtgccttcctcctccctgccaaCGGCATTCAGGACCTGTACATTGGTGTGAGGCCACGGCGGGCTGGTAGCAAGTTCATCTACCTCAACCTGGTGGATGTGGAGTCCCACCAGCTGGTgtcctcctggctgctctgcctATCCTGCAGGCAGCCTCTCATCTCCAAG GCCTTTGAGATCTCGCTGCCTGCGGGAGGTGGGAAAGGCTGCAACAAGCGCATCACCTACACCAACCCCTACCCCTCGCCCCGGCTCTACTTCTTATGCACCAACCGCCCTGACCTGCTGCAGTTCAAGGAGGACTCCTTCGAG GTGGCTGGAGGGGAGGTGTACACCATCGGCCTGCGCTTCGCCCCGAGCCAGActgtgggggaggaggagatcCTGATTCACATCAATGACCACGAGGACAAGAACGAGGAAACCTTCTGTGTGAAGGTCCTGTACCAGTGA